A single genomic interval of Penicillium psychrofluorescens genome assembly, chromosome: 2 harbors:
- a CDS encoding uncharacterized protein (ID:PFLUO_003352-T1.cds;~source:funannotate): MVSCGLNLSAILILLFFARFVEQAAALRQPSVAINASIDLDLLPWTYHIPNRVQNRTSHARFDIQTPSRTLSLETLLSLDAPQIDVVNASVFDWWYFDAVSDADPGDSLVVTFFTSSAAAFPFLSANESSVLIAYLWASFANGTVFADFIPATVATVVGGTSNVSSTGQWASSGFSWASRQSNLSQYAITINSKEMQVDGRFTLTSRAPLHLPCGIQEGTTTLEIAPHIGWANLVPEATGMVDLTIHGSPLRFQGPGYHDKNWSDRPFMESVRSWYWGHGRLGPYSLVWFSYLALNDPTNATYVSSYVAKDGQAIVSSCNTSLLEVRPVGRVGTTGGRYPPHVGDVPEGFRLQFDLGTEGLLKVNVSAGTVVAGDGEYYMRWTGNMTGTIMKSESGQQDACAAGGTKAPPVSQPSLLAGVAAFEQFAPVE; encoded by the exons ATGGTGTCTTGCGGGTTGAATCTCAGCGCCATCCTTATACTCCTCTTCTTTGCTCGCTTCGTGGAGCAAGCCGCTGCGTTGCGCCAGCCGTCAGTGGCCATCAATGCCAGCATcgaccttgatcttcttcccTGGACATATCACATCCCCAATAGGGTTCAGAACAGAACTAGTCATGCTCGATTTGACATCCAGACACCATCCAGAACCCTTAGCCTGGAAACGTTGCTCAGTTTGGACGCACCACAGATAGATGTCGTGAACGCATCCGTCTTCGACTGGTGGTACTTTGACGCCGTGTCGGATGCTGACCCCGGCGATTCGCTAGTCGtcaccttcttcacctcgtcgGCAGCTGCATTCCCGTTCCTGAGCGCGAACGAGTCTTCCGTTCTCATTGCGTACCTGTGGGCATCGTTTGCCAATGGCACCGTCTTTGCGGATTTCATCCCGGCCACCGTGGCCACCGTTGTCGGCGGAACAAGCAATGTGTCCAGCACGGGCCAGTGGGCATCATCGGGCTTCAGCTGGGCCTCTCGTCAGAGCAACCTGTCTCAGTATGCGATCACCATCAATTCGAAGGAAATGCAAGTTGACGGGCGGTTTACTCTGACTTCG CGTGCCCCTCTTCATCTGCCGTGTGGAATCCAGGAAGGAACAACTACTCTCGAGATCGCACCCCATATTGGATGGGCTAACCTCGTTCCCGAAGCCACGGGCATGGTTGACCTGACAATCCATGGTTCGCCGCTGAGGTTCCAGGGCCCCGGGTATCACGATAAG AACTGGTCGGATCGCCCTTTCATGGAATCGGTCCGGAGCTGGTACTGGGGCCATGGCCGCCTGGGACCGTATTCCCTTGTGTGGTTCAGCTACCTCGCCCTGAACGACCCCACCAACGCAACCTACGTGAGCAGCTAcgtcgccaaggatggccaAGCGATTGTCTCATCCTGTAATACATCGCTTCTCGAAGTCCGTCCGGTAGGTAGAGTGGGAACTACCGGTGGGCGATACCCACCTCACGTTGGGGATGTCCCAGAAGGATTCCGACTGCAGTTCGACTTGGGGACAGAGGGTTTGCTGAAGGTAAACGTCTCTGCGGGAACTGTGGTTGCAGGTGATGGAGAGTATTATATGCGATGGACTGGAAATATGACCGGGACTATCATGAAGAGCGAGAGTGGACAGCAAGATGCGTGCGCTGCAGGTGGCACGAAGGCGCCTCCCGTCTCACAGCCCTCGTTGCTGGCTGGAGTTGCAGCATTCGAACAGTTTGCACCGGTAGAATAA